The proteins below come from a single Mytilus edulis chromosome 5, xbMytEdul2.2, whole genome shotgun sequence genomic window:
- the LOC139522770 gene encoding WD repeat-containing protein 97-like isoform X5, with the protein MTSSLTRFINNFSEEVESEGNLSKNILLLRERARTEEKQKAVNYWKLLRNTIRKATQAAVESDIKQVNISHGMHHHRKINHQTKLKCVIFIKERKEYLTTDGKVVEMFLEDGRRKPEKSMFAPEEPMDNIMYCRETKQFVGWKKGEDELFLMNDEFEIISQARVPSKIDLATYNNSTGEIMTFSPGFCVSWAFRYGARHLIPRKMTKTRFKEDKETRKYIPFKHMILEETASRAQKCYVSYVNSVVIFNVFEGKEVDHRLHLHEREISALTYFNPLKYLITAAIDGSIKVWDSKEWFLQMVFVGHTQSVTSLAVYPEGPAIMSSSKDKTVRVWNLDSCDEMDRAKVDETPEGMATELNYDKFLTWSGTHVDMWKIQHLFNIHTAIGQRVVGIKHTSHPFHPVRSVIVSHDCSIRIVSPPTGDVITTLLLDSKVGVVDAAYSIEYDDLFVVTNNGDIIKSKTDTNPCRIINTWKCQNPKEACNYLLVYEYVPDFDTDVWAAFKRGLATKSIKKDASDDEDEEEEEEKEKKKSKKSHNKTLLLGGRKDGSICVFDWITGKVTFKVDAHGSKGVLSMIANSKQDLVISAGMDNFIKVWRLYPFAEEALAPLMEPLFCAQTPIHMTMLKTNLCVALQQQTTATYCIVIYNLKDRKTLLSEKEDNRFDHSPDEDHNDSITGLTSCPRLKLYASGGMDGTIRIWNDENQLIRLLKLKTMPYSLGFCSEKGDLLVGIGNHLYLIPHQHYLPKGYRLKMVSMKFAQPKKEQPLPFDALKLKTLSKRDFTRIKKSHSSFKYDHFEDKLTPEEEEEVTREKKIKQAAFAVLSKRDSELQKIREGEFAAKKPKLMTQEEQDRAFKNYMKMFYDKPRLTIPPDDPFPSDTASDYLRRGEIDEAALQIKDEPWKPEREPSGFFPPLSRSSTFRKSQGTPPEPLQAAYESATSSAAKSGLVPNSVLTKILWPPPPPPPPKDTWKLPTFEDGKMVVPEPEEEEVEEPPAEEEETEDQHLEFVIDDWGEKESIKSESSVTSPKSPNKREVTFSKKDTVHEFDKDKELATPTTGSRQSSGLMSKFKDIMAKPPSQQDDDDASTITLTPRSPTEMAEAIRSKESSFNKPPSPPKDPKPVVKPPSRREVKPLKPLTLPPPQPKVERAKSPAPLVKPSAPRQRTPTPPRPETPLPNYVTQFQGADWFDKYFPNCNENTFPKPWNADTFMTMLSRLLRVAEYVFKTKITDSLSMLYTQENISDPTAHSVSKTLISVLNSPKDPPTCLVEDQKSFIVAALQALSKLGIRDMDFITEMMVQFLDGDKEVRATTMDMLNSCGLQDQQKYFIKELDSWDIWNVEEADRKADLRKMVHSWLDRWMTSYKLHLEDTIERMKKGQNIHGKLNRGSKGILRKGSTDTVTTIPDRASITVTFDQPPDQSIVDSATYIDCINYFVEMMMDKALDGVRKGGKRPPGAQENVVQAKNTVLVLPKLPHKPALVRLGETHTSQCRPHRETNLHIDYRYPSTTNRGYQPPPGSLSGFAPSINLPMKPVYINPFPCEVDMYDTRFQEPILITLKSAQKYFVPAQSIVADMFETAIPPAR; encoded by the exons ATGACATCCTCTTTAACTCGTTTCATTAACAACTTCTCTGAAGAGGTTGAGAGTGAAGGAAACCTCAGCAAGAACATCCTCCTCCTCAGAGAACGAGCCAGAACAGAGGAGAAACAAAAGGCTGTTAATTACTGGAAACTTTTACGTAACACCATTCGTAAGGCAACACAAGCTGCTGTGGAATCAGATATCAAACAAGTCAATATTTCACATGGAATGCACCAccatagaaaaattaatcaccagACAAAATTGAAATGTGTCATCTtcataaaagaaagaaaa GAGTACTTGACTACTGATGGTAAAGTGGTAGAGATGTTTTTAGAGGATGGACGTCGTAAACCAGAAAAGAGTATGTTTGCTCCAGAGGAACCAATGGATAACATAATGTACTGTAGAGAGACGAAACAGTTTGTTGGATGGAAGAAAGGAGAAGATGAACTATTT ttgatGAATGATGAGTTTGAGATTATTTCACAAGCCAGAGTTCCCTCTAAGATAGATTTAGCCACCTACAACAACAGCACAGGGGAGATAATGACATTTAGTCCAGGATTTTGTGTG AGTTGGGCATTCAGGTATGGAGCCAGACATCTTATACCGAGGAAAATGACTAAGACAAGATTTAAAGAAGACAAAGAAACTAGAAAATATATTCCCTTCAAACATATGATACTTGAAGAAACAGCCAGTAGAGCACAGAAGTGTTATGTCTCGTATGTTAATAGTGTTGTG atATTTAATGTGTTTGAAGGTAAAGAAGTTGATCATAGACTCCACCTTCATGAAAGAGAAATATCAGCTTTAACATACTTCAATCCTCTAAAATATCTCATAACAGCTGCTATTGATGGGTCAA TAAAAGTATGGGACAGTAAAGAATGGTTTCTACAGATGGTATTTGTAGGTCATACTCAGTCAGTCACATCATTAGCAGTTTACCCAGAAGGCCCTGCAATCATGTCTTCCAGTAAAGATAAGACTGTACGTGTCTGGAACTTAGATTCCTGTGATGAAATGGACAG AGCCAAGGTGGATGAGACACCGGAGGGTATGGCTACAGAACTGAACTATGATAAGTTTCTAACCTGGTCTGGGACACATGTAGATATGTGGAAAATACAACATCTATTTAACATACACACTGCTATAGG acaaaGGGTGGTGGGGATCAAACACACATCCCATCCCTTTCATCCCGTCAGATCTGTAATAGTCAGCCATGACTGCAGTATTAGGATTGTGTCGCCACCTACTGGAGATGTCATTACTACTTTGTTACTGGACTCTAAAGTTGGAGTAGTGGATGCTGCCTATTCTATAGAATATG atGATTTGTTTGTTGTAACAAACAATGGAGACATTATAAAGAGTAAAACAGATACAAATCCTTGTAGAATTATAAACACATGGAAATGTCAGAATCCAAAAG AGGCCTGTAACTATTTACTAGTGTATGAATATGTACCTGACTTTGATACTGATGTATGGGCTGCATTTAAACGCGGTCTGGCAACAAAAAGCATCAAGAAAGATGCTAGTGATGATGAGGatgaggaagaagaagaagaaaaagaaaagaaaaagtccAAGAAAAGTCATAATAAAACTCTCCTGCTTGGAGGAAGGAAAGATGGATCTATTTGTGTATTTGATTGGATTACAGGAAAAGTGACTTTTAAAGTTGAT GCTCATGGATCTAAAGGTGTATTGAGTATGATTGCCAACTCTAAACAGGATCTGGTTATTTCTGCTGGCATGG ATAACTTCATTAAAGTTTGGAGGTTATATCCATTTGCTGAAGAGGCATTAGCTCCCTTAATGGAGCCTCTGTTTTGTGCTCAGACCCCTATACACATGACCATGCTGAAGACCAATCTGTGTGTAGCATTACAACAGCAGACCACAGCTACGTACTGTATAGTTATATACAACCTGAAAGACAGAA AAACTCTCCTATCTGAGAAAGAAGACA ATCGATTTGACCATTCTCCAGATGAGGACCACAATGATTCTATAACAGGCCTAACAAGTTGTCCCAGGCTTAAGTTATATGCCTCTGGTGGAATGGATGGAACCATACGGATCTGGAATGATGAAAATCAACTAATAAG GTTACTGAAATTGAAGACCATGCCATACAGTCTAGGGTTCTGTAGTGAGAAGGGAGATTTATTGGTCGGCATTGGAAACCACTTGTACCTTATCCCTCATCAACATT ACCTACCAAAGGGATACAGATTAAAGATGGTTTCTATGAAGTTTGCCCAACCAAAGAAAGAACAACCTTTACCATTTGATGCATTGAAACTAAAAACATTGTCGAAGAGAGACTTTACTAGAATCAAAAAATCACATTCATCATTCAA ATATGATCATTTTGAGGACAAACTCACTCCCGAGGAGGAGGAAGAGGTAACtagagaaaagaaaataaaacaagcaGCTTTTGCTGTGTTATCAAAGAGAGATTCTGAACTACAGAAAATTAGGGAAGGTGAATTTGCTGCTAAGAAACCCAAGCTGATGACGCAGGAAGAACAAGATAGAGCATTTAAGAACTACATGAAGATGTTTTATGATAAACCTAGGTTAACA ATTCCTCCAGACGACCCGTTTCCATCTGATACTGCTAGTGATTATCTGAGGAGAGGTGAAATTGATGAAG CTGCATTACAGATCA AAGATGAACCGTGGAAGCCAGAGAGAGAACCATCAGGTTTCTTTCCACCATTATCAAGATCCAGCACATTCAGAAAATCCCAGGGCACACCACCAGAGCCACTGCAGGCTGCCTATGAGAGTGCTACAAGTAGTGCCGCCAAGAGTGGGCTGGTACCTAACTCTGTATTAACCAAGATACTCTGGCCCCCACCACCTCCCCCACCTCCCAAGGATACATGGAAGCTTCCTACGTTTGAGGACGGCAAGATGGTGGTTCCTGAACCTGAGGAAGAG GAAGTAGAAGAACCACCTGCTGAAGAGGAGGAAACAGAAGACCAGCATTTAGAATTCGTAATAGACGACTGGGGAGAGAAAGAAAGTATTAAATCAGAAAGTTCTGTCACTTCACCGAAATCTCCTAACAAACGTGAAGTGACATTTAGTAAGAAGGACACAGTCCATGAGTTTGATAAAGACAAGGAATTAGCCACACCTACTACTGGCAGCCGTCAATCATCTGGATTGATGTCAAAGTTCAAGGACATTATGGCTAAACCACCATCTCAACAG GACGATGATGATGCCTCTACAATCACGCTTACACCAAGATCTCCGACAGAAATGGCGGAGGCTATCAGATCTAAAGAATCATCCTTTAATAAACCGCCATCACCACCAAAAGATCCTAAACCAGTTGTTAAACCACCGTCAAGAAGGGAAGTTAAACCACTCAAACCATTGACGCTACCACCACCACAACCAAAGGTTGAAAGGGCAAAATCTCCAGCACCATTGGTCAAACCATCCGCTCCCCGACAACGCACACCTACACCACCTAGACCAGAAACACCGCTGCCGAATTATGTCACTCAATTCCAGGGTGCTGATTGGTTTGATAAATACTTCCCTAATTGTAATGAAAAT ACTTTCCCTAAACCTTGGAATGCAGACACCTTCATGACAATGTTAAGTAGACTATTACGTGTGGCAGAGTATGTATTCAAAACCAAGATCACGGATTCTCTGTCCATGTTATATACACAGGAGAACATTTCTGATCCGACGGCACATTCTGTTAGTAAGACACTTATCTCCGTGTTAAATAGTCCTAAGGATCCACCAACGTGTCTTGTAGAGGATCAGAAGTCGTTTATAGTGGCAGCTTTACAAGCTCTCAGTAAACTTGGTATCAGGGATATGGATTTTATCACAGAAATGATGGTGCAATTCCTGGATGGAGATAAAGAAGTCAG GGCTACAACAATGGACATGTTAAATTCTTGTGGCTTACAGGATCAACAGAAATATTTTATCAAGGAATTAGATTCCTGGGATATATGGAATGTGGAAGAGGCTGACCGGAAAGCAGACTTACGGAAAATGGTGCATTCTTGGCTAGACAG GTGGATGACGTCATATAAACTTCACTTAGAGGATACAATAGAAAGAATGAAGAAAGGACAAAATATTCATGGAAAGTTAAATCGTGGTAGCAAAGGTATTCTCAGAAAG GGTAGCACAGATACAGTCACCACTATACCAGACAGGGCAAGCATAACTG TTACATTTGATCAGCCCCCTGATCAGTCCATAGTAGATAGTGCTACCTATATAGATTGTATTAACTACTTTGTTGAGATGATGATGGACAAGGCTTTAGATGGAGTCAGAAAAGGAGGAAAGAGGCCCCCTGGTGCTCAAGAAAATGTTGTACAGGCTAAGAATACAGTACTGGTGCTACCTAAATTACCACA CAAACCAGCTTTAGTAAGACTTGGTGAAACACATACAAGTCAGTGCAGACCACACAGGGAAACCAATTTACATATAG
- the LOC139522770 gene encoding WD repeat-containing protein 97-like isoform X1 → MTSSLTRFINNFSEEVESEGNLSKNILLLRERARTEEKQKAVNYWKLLRNTIRKATQAAVESDIKQVNISHGMHHHRKINHQTKLKCVIFIKERKEYLTTDGKVVEMFLEDGRRKPEKSMFAPEEPMDNIMYCRETKQFVGWKKGEDELFLMNDEFEIISQARVPSKIDLATYNNSTGEIMTFSPGFCVSWAFRYGARHLIPRKMTKTRFKEDKETRKYIPFKHMILEETASRAQKCYVSYVNSVVIFNVFEGKEVDHRLHLHEREISALTYFNPLKYLITAAIDGSIKVWDSKEWFLQMVFVGHTQSVTSLAVYPEGPAIMSSSKDKTVRVWNLDSCDEMDRAKVDETPEGMATELNYDKFLTWSGTHVDMWKIQHLFNIHTAIGQRVVGIKHTSHPFHPVRSVIVSHDCSIRIVSPPTGDVITTLLLDSKVGVVDAAYSIEYDDLFVVTNNGDIIKSKTDTNPCRIINTWKCQNPKEACNYLLVYEYVPDFDTDVWAAFKRGLATKSIKKDASDDEDEEEEEEKEKKKSKKSHNKTLLLGGRKDGSICVFDWITGKVTFKVDAHGSKGVLSMIANSKQDLVISAGMDNFIKVWRLYPFAEEALAPLMEPLFCAQTPIHMTMLKTNLCVALQQQTTATYCIVIYNLKDRTHQQGKADLKATAEVINKTLLSEKEDNRFDHSPDEDHNDSITGLTSCPRLKLYASGGMDGTIRIWNDENQLIRLLKLKTMPYSLGFCSEKGDLLVGIGNHLYLIPHQHYLPKGYRLKMVSMKFAQPKKEQPLPFDALKLKTLSKRDFTRIKKSHSSFKYDHFEDKLTPEEEEEVTREKKIKQAAFAVLSKRDSELQKIREGEFAAKKPKLMTQEEQDRAFKNYMKMFYDKPRLTIPPDDPFPSDTASDYLRRGEIDEAALQIKDEPWKPEREPSGFFPPLSRSSTFRKSQGTPPEPLQAAYESATSSAAKSGLVPNSVLTKILWPPPPPPPPKDTWKLPTFEDGKMVVPEPEEEEVEEPPAEEEETEDQHLEFVIDDWGEKESIKSESSVTSPKSPNKREVTFSKKDTVHEFDKDKELATPTTGSRQSSGLMSKFKDIMAKPPSQQDDDDASTITLTPRSPTEMAEAIRSKESSFNKPPSPPKDPKPVVKPPSRREVKPLKPLTLPPPQPKVERAKSPAPLVKPSAPRQRTPTPPRPETPLPNYVTQFQGADWFDKYFPNCNENTFPKPWNADTFMTMLSRLLRVAEYVFKTKITDSLSMLYTQENISDPTAHSVSKTLISVLNSPKDPPTCLVEDQKSFIVAALQALSKLGIRDMDFITEMMVQFLDGDKEVRATTMDMLNSCGLQDQQKYFIKELDSWDIWNVEEADRKADLRKMVHSWLDRWMTSYKLHLEDTIERMKKGQNIHGKLNRGSKGILRKGSTDTVTTIPDRASITVTFDQPPDQSIVDSATYIDCINYFVEMMMDKALDGVRKGGKRPPGAQENVVQAKNTVLVLPKLPHKPALVRLGETHTSQCRPHRETNLHIDYRYPSTTNRGYQPPPGSLSGFAPSINLPMKPVYINPFPCEVDMYDTRFQEPILITLKSAQKYFVPAQSIVADMFETAIPPAR, encoded by the exons ATGACATCCTCTTTAACTCGTTTCATTAACAACTTCTCTGAAGAGGTTGAGAGTGAAGGAAACCTCAGCAAGAACATCCTCCTCCTCAGAGAACGAGCCAGAACAGAGGAGAAACAAAAGGCTGTTAATTACTGGAAACTTTTACGTAACACCATTCGTAAGGCAACACAAGCTGCTGTGGAATCAGATATCAAACAAGTCAATATTTCACATGGAATGCACCAccatagaaaaattaatcaccagACAAAATTGAAATGTGTCATCTtcataaaagaaagaaaa GAGTACTTGACTACTGATGGTAAAGTGGTAGAGATGTTTTTAGAGGATGGACGTCGTAAACCAGAAAAGAGTATGTTTGCTCCAGAGGAACCAATGGATAACATAATGTACTGTAGAGAGACGAAACAGTTTGTTGGATGGAAGAAAGGAGAAGATGAACTATTT ttgatGAATGATGAGTTTGAGATTATTTCACAAGCCAGAGTTCCCTCTAAGATAGATTTAGCCACCTACAACAACAGCACAGGGGAGATAATGACATTTAGTCCAGGATTTTGTGTG AGTTGGGCATTCAGGTATGGAGCCAGACATCTTATACCGAGGAAAATGACTAAGACAAGATTTAAAGAAGACAAAGAAACTAGAAAATATATTCCCTTCAAACATATGATACTTGAAGAAACAGCCAGTAGAGCACAGAAGTGTTATGTCTCGTATGTTAATAGTGTTGTG atATTTAATGTGTTTGAAGGTAAAGAAGTTGATCATAGACTCCACCTTCATGAAAGAGAAATATCAGCTTTAACATACTTCAATCCTCTAAAATATCTCATAACAGCTGCTATTGATGGGTCAA TAAAAGTATGGGACAGTAAAGAATGGTTTCTACAGATGGTATTTGTAGGTCATACTCAGTCAGTCACATCATTAGCAGTTTACCCAGAAGGCCCTGCAATCATGTCTTCCAGTAAAGATAAGACTGTACGTGTCTGGAACTTAGATTCCTGTGATGAAATGGACAG AGCCAAGGTGGATGAGACACCGGAGGGTATGGCTACAGAACTGAACTATGATAAGTTTCTAACCTGGTCTGGGACACATGTAGATATGTGGAAAATACAACATCTATTTAACATACACACTGCTATAGG acaaaGGGTGGTGGGGATCAAACACACATCCCATCCCTTTCATCCCGTCAGATCTGTAATAGTCAGCCATGACTGCAGTATTAGGATTGTGTCGCCACCTACTGGAGATGTCATTACTACTTTGTTACTGGACTCTAAAGTTGGAGTAGTGGATGCTGCCTATTCTATAGAATATG atGATTTGTTTGTTGTAACAAACAATGGAGACATTATAAAGAGTAAAACAGATACAAATCCTTGTAGAATTATAAACACATGGAAATGTCAGAATCCAAAAG AGGCCTGTAACTATTTACTAGTGTATGAATATGTACCTGACTTTGATACTGATGTATGGGCTGCATTTAAACGCGGTCTGGCAACAAAAAGCATCAAGAAAGATGCTAGTGATGATGAGGatgaggaagaagaagaagaaaaagaaaagaaaaagtccAAGAAAAGTCATAATAAAACTCTCCTGCTTGGAGGAAGGAAAGATGGATCTATTTGTGTATTTGATTGGATTACAGGAAAAGTGACTTTTAAAGTTGAT GCTCATGGATCTAAAGGTGTATTGAGTATGATTGCCAACTCTAAACAGGATCTGGTTATTTCTGCTGGCATGG ATAACTTCATTAAAGTTTGGAGGTTATATCCATTTGCTGAAGAGGCATTAGCTCCCTTAATGGAGCCTCTGTTTTGTGCTCAGACCCCTATACACATGACCATGCTGAAGACCAATCTGTGTGTAGCATTACAACAGCAGACCACAGCTACGTACTGTATAGTTATATACAACCTGAAAGACAGAA CTCACCAGCAAGGGAAAGCTGATTTAAAAGCAACCGCTGAGGTTATAAATA AAACTCTCCTATCTGAGAAAGAAGACA ATCGATTTGACCATTCTCCAGATGAGGACCACAATGATTCTATAACAGGCCTAACAAGTTGTCCCAGGCTTAAGTTATATGCCTCTGGTGGAATGGATGGAACCATACGGATCTGGAATGATGAAAATCAACTAATAAG GTTACTGAAATTGAAGACCATGCCATACAGTCTAGGGTTCTGTAGTGAGAAGGGAGATTTATTGGTCGGCATTGGAAACCACTTGTACCTTATCCCTCATCAACATT ACCTACCAAAGGGATACAGATTAAAGATGGTTTCTATGAAGTTTGCCCAACCAAAGAAAGAACAACCTTTACCATTTGATGCATTGAAACTAAAAACATTGTCGAAGAGAGACTTTACTAGAATCAAAAAATCACATTCATCATTCAA ATATGATCATTTTGAGGACAAACTCACTCCCGAGGAGGAGGAAGAGGTAACtagagaaaagaaaataaaacaagcaGCTTTTGCTGTGTTATCAAAGAGAGATTCTGAACTACAGAAAATTAGGGAAGGTGAATTTGCTGCTAAGAAACCCAAGCTGATGACGCAGGAAGAACAAGATAGAGCATTTAAGAACTACATGAAGATGTTTTATGATAAACCTAGGTTAACA ATTCCTCCAGACGACCCGTTTCCATCTGATACTGCTAGTGATTATCTGAGGAGAGGTGAAATTGATGAAG CTGCATTACAGATCA AAGATGAACCGTGGAAGCCAGAGAGAGAACCATCAGGTTTCTTTCCACCATTATCAAGATCCAGCACATTCAGAAAATCCCAGGGCACACCACCAGAGCCACTGCAGGCTGCCTATGAGAGTGCTACAAGTAGTGCCGCCAAGAGTGGGCTGGTACCTAACTCTGTATTAACCAAGATACTCTGGCCCCCACCACCTCCCCCACCTCCCAAGGATACATGGAAGCTTCCTACGTTTGAGGACGGCAAGATGGTGGTTCCTGAACCTGAGGAAGAG GAAGTAGAAGAACCACCTGCTGAAGAGGAGGAAACAGAAGACCAGCATTTAGAATTCGTAATAGACGACTGGGGAGAGAAAGAAAGTATTAAATCAGAAAGTTCTGTCACTTCACCGAAATCTCCTAACAAACGTGAAGTGACATTTAGTAAGAAGGACACAGTCCATGAGTTTGATAAAGACAAGGAATTAGCCACACCTACTACTGGCAGCCGTCAATCATCTGGATTGATGTCAAAGTTCAAGGACATTATGGCTAAACCACCATCTCAACAG GACGATGATGATGCCTCTACAATCACGCTTACACCAAGATCTCCGACAGAAATGGCGGAGGCTATCAGATCTAAAGAATCATCCTTTAATAAACCGCCATCACCACCAAAAGATCCTAAACCAGTTGTTAAACCACCGTCAAGAAGGGAAGTTAAACCACTCAAACCATTGACGCTACCACCACCACAACCAAAGGTTGAAAGGGCAAAATCTCCAGCACCATTGGTCAAACCATCCGCTCCCCGACAACGCACACCTACACCACCTAGACCAGAAACACCGCTGCCGAATTATGTCACTCAATTCCAGGGTGCTGATTGGTTTGATAAATACTTCCCTAATTGTAATGAAAAT ACTTTCCCTAAACCTTGGAATGCAGACACCTTCATGACAATGTTAAGTAGACTATTACGTGTGGCAGAGTATGTATTCAAAACCAAGATCACGGATTCTCTGTCCATGTTATATACACAGGAGAACATTTCTGATCCGACGGCACATTCTGTTAGTAAGACACTTATCTCCGTGTTAAATAGTCCTAAGGATCCACCAACGTGTCTTGTAGAGGATCAGAAGTCGTTTATAGTGGCAGCTTTACAAGCTCTCAGTAAACTTGGTATCAGGGATATGGATTTTATCACAGAAATGATGGTGCAATTCCTGGATGGAGATAAAGAAGTCAG GGCTACAACAATGGACATGTTAAATTCTTGTGGCTTACAGGATCAACAGAAATATTTTATCAAGGAATTAGATTCCTGGGATATATGGAATGTGGAAGAGGCTGACCGGAAAGCAGACTTACGGAAAATGGTGCATTCTTGGCTAGACAG GTGGATGACGTCATATAAACTTCACTTAGAGGATACAATAGAAAGAATGAAGAAAGGACAAAATATTCATGGAAAGTTAAATCGTGGTAGCAAAGGTATTCTCAGAAAG GGTAGCACAGATACAGTCACCACTATACCAGACAGGGCAAGCATAACTG TTACATTTGATCAGCCCCCTGATCAGTCCATAGTAGATAGTGCTACCTATATAGATTGTATTAACTACTTTGTTGAGATGATGATGGACAAGGCTTTAGATGGAGTCAGAAAAGGAGGAAAGAGGCCCCCTGGTGCTCAAGAAAATGTTGTACAGGCTAAGAATACAGTACTGGTGCTACCTAAATTACCACA CAAACCAGCTTTAGTAAGACTTGGTGAAACACATACAAGTCAGTGCAGACCACACAGGGAAACCAATTTACATATAG